Proteins found in one Prinia subflava isolate CZ2003 ecotype Zambia unplaced genomic scaffold, Cam_Psub_1.2 scaffold_264_NEW, whole genome shotgun sequence genomic segment:
- the LOC134565337 gene encoding acrosin-like, protein MALLWLLCVLLALAGPVGGSWDTCRGTCGLRPTVVDESAAIPEYKPWDSANGTTLDASPGSWAGIASIQVTFDNGTWHMCSGTLVSRRWVLTAARCFTEAGDVHKWKVVLGATDLAQPGPEAEVFHVRRILRHRHYHEDTETNNIALLELEQPVECSDYIQLGCVPDSALAVAELRTCYMAGWRAAPDSAPGPRLALQEAKVRLMDAQLCNSSRWYGGALHPQDLCAGYPRGGIDTCQGDSGGPLVCKDNVGDYFWLVGLASWGKGCAGARRPGIFTSTQHFHSWIRAHTGPSLAAPVPAPVPTKSQPEPPETEPGPATAVSFPKRALMRFLQKLQELLEMLEDRSG, encoded by the exons atggctctgctgtggctgctctgtgtcctgctggccctggccgGGCCCGTGGGGGGCTCCTGGGACACCTGCAG AGGCACCTGCGGGCTCCGGCCCACGGTTGTGGATGAGAGCGCCGCGATTCCCGAGTACAAACCCTGGGATTCCGCCAACGGCACCACCCTGGACGCCAGCccggggagctgggctggcatcGCCAGCATCCAGGTCACCTTCGACAATGGCACGTGGCACATGTGCTCGGGGACACTCGTCAGCCGCCGCTGGGTCCTCACCGCTGCCCGCTGCTTCACCGAGGCCGG GGACGTCCACAAGTGGAAGGTGGTGCTGGGCGCCACGGACCTGGCGCAGCCGGGCCCCGAGGCCGAGGTGTTCCACGTCCGGCGGATCCTGAGGCACCGGCACTACCACGAGGACACGGAGACCAACAACATcgccctgctggagctggagcagcccgtGGAGTGCAGCGACTACATCCAGCTGGGCTGCGTGCCCGACAGCGCCCTGGCAGTGGCCGAGCTGAGGACCTGCTACATGGCGGGCTGGAGAGCGGCCCCGGACAGCG CTCCCGGCCCGCGCCTGGCGCTGCAGGAGGCCAAGGTGCGGCTGATGGACGCCCAGCTGTGCAACAGCAGCCGCTGGTACGGGGGGgccctgcacccccaggaccTGTGCGCGGGGTACCCGCGGGGCGGCATCGACACCTGCCAG GGGGACAGCGGGGGTCCCCTGGTGTGCAAGGACAACGTCGGTGACTACTTCTGGCTGGTGGGGCTGGCCAGCTGGGGCAAGGGCTGTGCCGGGGCCCGGAGGCCGGGCATCTTCACCTCCACCCAGCACTTCCACTCGTGGATCCGTGCCCACACcggccccagcctggcagcgcCGGTTCCAGCCCCGGTGCCCACCAAGAGCCAACCGGAACCGCCAGAAACGGAGCCGGGCCCCGCCACGGCCGTGTCCTTCCCCAAACGCGCCCTGATGCGCTtcctgcagaagctgcaggagctgctggagatgctCGAGGACAGGAGCGGgtga